A genomic region of Leptolyngbya sp. FACHB-261 contains the following coding sequences:
- a CDS encoding alpha/beta fold hydrolase produces MPASFLPPQVKYLSEPTSIALAERIERQPIQTALSTQPIATAYIRQGSGGTPILLLHGFDSSVFEFRRLLPLLAAQNETWALDLLGFGFTERLTGLPFAPPAIKAHLYAFWKSLIQQPMILVGASMGGAAAIDFALTFPQLVHKLVLIASVGYSGSFPLAQFLAPPFDFLAMEWWRQRKLQPLAFYSTFAPWDIASQEALRCAALHLEMPGWYEALLAFTKSGGYSLQQQITQVQSPTLILWGEQDDMLGTSDAAKFKRDIAQSQLIWLKGCGHVPHLEQPQLTAQHILAFR; encoded by the coding sequence ATGCCCGCCAGTTTTCTCCCGCCCCAGGTCAAATATTTAAGTGAACCCACGTCGATTGCCTTGGCTGAACGCATTGAGCGTCAGCCGATCCAGACTGCCCTAAGTACACAACCGATTGCGACTGCCTATATTCGTCAGGGCAGCGGTGGCACACCGATTCTGCTTTTGCATGGCTTCGACAGCTCAGTGTTTGAGTTTCGCCGTCTCCTGCCGCTGCTAGCTGCTCAGAATGAAACTTGGGCGCTCGATCTGCTGGGCTTCGGTTTTACCGAGCGTTTGACGGGCTTACCCTTTGCCCCGCCCGCGATCAAAGCTCATCTGTATGCCTTTTGGAAAAGCCTGATTCAGCAACCCATGATCCTGGTAGGGGCATCGATGGGAGGAGCCGCTGCTATTGACTTCGCCCTCACCTTCCCGCAGCTCGTGCACAAGCTGGTTCTGATAGCCAGCGTGGGCTATAGCGGTAGCTTTCCGCTGGCGCAGTTTCTGGCGCCTCCCTTTGATTTCCTGGCCATGGAATGGTGGCGGCAGCGCAAACTGCAACCCTTGGCCTTCTACAGCACCTTTGCGCCTTGGGATATAGCCTCGCAGGAAGCACTCCGCTGTGCTGCACTGCATCTGGAGATGCCTGGCTGGTATGAAGCTTTGCTGGCCTTCACCAAGAGCGGCGGCTACAGCTTGCAACAGCAGATTACTCAGGTCCAATCGCCAACGTTGATCCTGTGGGGTGAGCAGGACGACATGTTGGGCACTAGCGATGCAGCTAAATTCAAGCGGGACATTGCCCAGAGCCAGCTAATCTGGCTCAAAGGCTGTGGTCATGTGCCCCATCTAGAACAGCCTCAGCTTACTGCCCAACATATTCTGGCGTTCCGGTAA
- a CDS encoding YbjN domain-containing protein, whose protein sequence is MEFETEAQRACYDKVATWMGQLFGKFPCARPDVPGLGLFRGSALVEVLIYPWGENDAVINSRSFVAVGAELTSDLMLFLLQENARMRFGAFGVDQKGDILFEDTIVDYGDDKKEFEASVTAVLDVADEYDDLIVSKWGGQRALDRIREFN, encoded by the coding sequence ATGGAATTTGAGACAGAAGCACAGAGAGCTTGCTACGATAAGGTTGCTACCTGGATGGGCCAATTGTTCGGCAAATTTCCCTGTGCTAGGCCAGATGTGCCAGGATTAGGGCTATTTAGAGGTTCAGCTTTAGTAGAGGTGCTGATCTACCCCTGGGGCGAGAATGATGCGGTGATTAATAGTCGGTCCTTTGTGGCAGTTGGGGCAGAATTAACCTCAGATTTGATGCTTTTTCTGCTGCAAGAAAACGCTAGGATGCGCTTCGGCGCTTTTGGTGTAGATCAGAAAGGTGACATTCTCTTTGAAGACACGATCGTTGACTACGGCGATGACAAGAAAGAATTTGAAGCCTCGGTCACAGCAGTCTTAGATGTCGCAGATGAGTACGACGATTTGATCGTGAGCAAGTGGGGTGGTCAGCGAGCCCTAGATCGGATCCGAGAGTTCAACTAA
- a CDS encoding LysR family transcriptional regulator, with protein MKISQLQALVAVAEHGNFTEAAFSLDVSQSAISHAIAGLEEELGVSLLSRGRYGARLTSAGEHILPYARQMLDLQSKIIHQATLEKGLHGGRVRLTAFRSAAMHILPPAIAQFRSKFPNVAITVTEQDEPGIEQSLREGRADIGLTYRLSVGGFDACFDTWEITRDEHMMLIASSKAPKRKQLTWEDLATHSFIMTDCPEGPRILDHCAAAQVSLNVAYRVKEDSTVLAMVAQGLGATIMPSLAAAPLPKEIRAYRLPVPLPRVIKAVVLANALHSPAVFAFLDVLREASLLRSKQAN; from the coding sequence ATGAAGATCTCCCAGCTTCAGGCATTAGTCGCGGTCGCAGAGCACGGTAACTTCACCGAAGCAGCCTTTAGTCTTGATGTCTCCCAGTCCGCGATCAGTCACGCAATTGCGGGTTTGGAAGAAGAATTGGGCGTTTCGCTGTTGTCGCGGGGGCGTTATGGCGCGCGGCTCACCTCCGCTGGTGAACACATTTTGCCCTATGCTCGCCAGATGCTAGATCTGCAAAGCAAAATTATTCACCAGGCAACTCTAGAAAAGGGGTTACACGGAGGACGGGTTCGCCTCACTGCCTTCCGCAGTGCTGCCATGCATATTCTGCCCCCGGCCATTGCCCAGTTTCGCAGCAAGTTTCCTAACGTGGCAATCACGGTCACTGAGCAGGATGAACCAGGCATCGAGCAGAGCTTGCGCGAAGGTCGGGCTGATATTGGTTTGACCTATCGGCTGTCTGTGGGAGGCTTTGATGCTTGCTTTGACACTTGGGAGATCACGCGAGATGAGCACATGATGCTGATCGCCAGTTCAAAAGCGCCCAAACGCAAACAGCTCACTTGGGAAGACCTAGCCACCCACTCGTTCATCATGACCGACTGCCCAGAGGGGCCCCGGATTCTCGACCACTGTGCCGCAGCTCAGGTATCGCTAAACGTGGCCTACCGGGTTAAAGAGGACTCGACAGTACTGGCGATGGTCGCTCAAGGGCTAGGCGCTACGATCATGCCATCCTTAGCAGCGGCGCCTTTACCCAAAGAAATTCGGGCTTACCGTTTGCCGGTGCCTCTACCACGAGTGATTAAAGCCGTGGTTTTGGCCAATGCCTTGCACAGTCCGGCTGTATTTGCCTTTCTAGATGTGCTGCGCGAAGCCAGTCTATTAAGGTCAAAACAGGCCAACTAA
- the cynS gene encoding cyanase has product MAIPEITQTLLSAKQAKGLSFADLEKLLGRDEVWIAALFYRQASASEDEASKLVSALGLSPEVAQALTEFPIKGLGPVVPTDPLIYRFYEIMQVYGMPLKEVIHEKFGDGIMSAIDFTLDVEKEEDPKGDRVKLIMSGKFLSYKKW; this is encoded by the coding sequence ATGGCGATTCCAGAAATTACTCAGACCCTTCTATCTGCCAAGCAAGCTAAGGGACTCAGCTTTGCTGATTTAGAAAAGCTACTCGGACGCGACGAAGTCTGGATTGCAGCCCTTTTCTACCGACAAGCCAGTGCCTCAGAAGATGAAGCGAGCAAACTGGTTTCAGCCCTTGGTCTTAGCCCTGAGGTTGCACAAGCCTTAACTGAATTTCCGATCAAAGGATTGGGTCCAGTCGTGCCAACTGATCCCCTGATCTATCGTTTTTATGAAATCATGCAGGTTTATGGGATGCCTCTCAAAGAGGTAATTCATGAGAAGTTTGGTGATGGCATTATGAGCGCCATTGACTTCACTTTGGATGTAGAAAAAGAAGAAGATCCCAAAGGTGACCGCGTCAAATTGATCATGTCCGGGAAGTTCTTATCCTACAAAAAATGGTAG
- a CDS encoding NAD(P)/FAD-dependent oxidoreductase, translating to MPRIVVLGAGPAGCSAGYHLAKSGHQVTLIDKATFPRDKICGDGISFESVQALFTLGIYPQDIKCLAQYAPVCGLRLGVSNGNEHMQTTQLEGYCIPRFELDNLLYQHAVEAGCIPQTQTITDLARSHPDLYHDYDHIIDARGVYAGEANAIAIRAYWSVKVEDFPEPYCSKAHIYFDPKLGVNGYGWLFPVTVKDGLIKLNVGVILWLDEYQKLNTNIIRLFDQFVQKNETTKALLSKLVSQQKPRAYPLTTAKRDNRVSDGKVLKIGDAANLTDPLTGEGIANALLSGLQVAQAINMSVMPAAAAENWQRLYQIHFEPDFQAGLWLKSLRKSFLANQLLISLMKRNHWVAERVMYAVAGLIPYSEFVPSLRY from the coding sequence ATGCCCAGAATTGTTGTGCTTGGAGCAGGGCCAGCAGGCTGTTCAGCAGGCTACCACCTGGCTAAAAGCGGGCATCAAGTCACCCTTATTGATAAAGCCACCTTTCCTCGGGACAAAATCTGTGGGGACGGGATCAGTTTTGAGTCTGTCCAAGCTCTGTTTACCTTAGGAATTTACCCGCAGGATATCAAGTGTCTGGCCCAGTATGCGCCCGTTTGTGGCTTACGGCTGGGGGTTTCCAATGGCAACGAGCATATGCAGACCACTCAACTCGAAGGGTATTGCATTCCTCGATTTGAGTTGGATAACCTGCTCTACCAACATGCAGTAGAAGCAGGTTGCATTCCTCAAACCCAAACAATCACCGACCTTGCCCGTTCTCATCCAGACCTGTACCACGATTACGACCACATTATTGACGCTCGTGGGGTCTATGCCGGTGAAGCCAATGCGATTGCAATTAGAGCCTATTGGAGTGTTAAAGTAGAAGACTTTCCAGAGCCTTACTGTTCAAAAGCCCATATTTACTTTGACCCCAAGCTGGGAGTCAATGGCTATGGCTGGCTATTTCCAGTGACCGTTAAAGATGGACTGATTAAACTTAACGTTGGTGTCATCTTGTGGCTGGATGAGTACCAGAAACTGAATACAAACATCATTCGTCTGTTCGACCAATTCGTCCAGAAAAACGAGACAACTAAAGCCCTTTTGAGCAAACTGGTGAGCCAGCAGAAGCCCAGAGCTTACCCACTCACGACTGCTAAACGGGACAACAGGGTCAGTGATGGCAAGGTCCTGAAGATTGGTGATGCAGCTAACCTGACTGACCCCCTAACTGGTGAGGGCATCGCCAATGCCCTGCTAAGTGGCTTACAAGTGGCCCAAGCGATCAATATGAGCGTTATGCCAGCGGCGGCAGCAGAAAACTGGCAACGGCTTTACCAAATTCATTTTGAACCAGATTTTCAGGCTGGCTTATGGCTGAAGTCTTTGAGAAAGTCCTTTCTCGCCAATCAATTGCTGATCAGCTTGATGAAGCGCAACCATTGGGTGGCTGAACGCGTGATGTATGCCGTTGCTGGACTCATTCCCTACAGCGAGTTTGTCCCCTCATTGAGGTATTAG
- a CDS encoding NblA/ycf18 family protein, with product MNQPTELSLEQQFSLKIFADQVQQMSHEQAQEFLLMLRKQMMMQETMYQKFLRHEWKLDVDAFSV from the coding sequence ATGAATCAGCCCACCGAACTGTCTTTAGAACAACAATTCAGTCTTAAAATCTTCGCAGACCAGGTGCAGCAGATGTCCCACGAGCAAGCCCAAGAGTTTTTGCTCATGCTGCGCAAACAGATGATGATGCAGGAAACGATGTACCAGAAGTTTCTAAGGCATGAGTGGAAACTTGATGTAGATGCCTTCTCTGTGTAG
- a CDS encoding tetraprenyl-beta-curcumene synthase family protein — protein MSAPDNVWSLAFGIYRDVLPIVRQHLGDWQTQARQIPDPELRQQALASIKTKTFHCEGGSIYGLLVREHRHKIIRFIVAYQTISDYLDNLCDRSTSCDPDDFRALHEALLQALTPGAEPTNYYRLRTEQEDGGYLQKLVATCQSVLQQLPAYSNIAPALQELATHYCNLQVHKHVTPEERVPRLTAWFASQQASLPEMSWYEFSACAGSTLGIFCLVAYACEETCSADLAERVKASYFPWVQGLHILLDYFIDQEEDRSKGDLNFCAYYRNDQEMIQRFAHFIQQANRAVLWLPHLKFHRMINHGLVGIYLADEKVSQQKELHRLARRLMQASGLSSVFFLVNGWIMARLRSRSSSAPSGRQTSREPILST, from the coding sequence ATGAGCGCCCCCGACAATGTGTGGTCATTAGCTTTTGGTATTTATCGTGATGTGTTGCCCATCGTGCGGCAACATTTGGGCGACTGGCAAACACAGGCTCGCCAAATCCCTGATCCAGAACTGCGGCAACAAGCATTGGCAAGCATCAAGACGAAAACCTTTCATTGTGAAGGTGGCTCGATTTACGGCTTGCTGGTGAGGGAACACCGCCACAAAATTATTCGGTTCATTGTGGCTTACCAAACCATTAGTGATTACTTGGATAACTTGTGTGACCGTAGTACGTCTTGCGACCCTGACGATTTTCGAGCTCTGCATGAAGCGCTCTTGCAAGCGCTGACTCCCGGCGCAGAACCTACAAACTACTACCGCTTGCGAACTGAGCAAGAAGACGGAGGATATCTCCAAAAATTAGTCGCCACTTGTCAATCGGTACTCCAGCAACTTCCAGCTTATTCAAACATTGCGCCTGCTCTGCAAGAGCTAGCCACGCATTACTGTAATTTGCAAGTGCATAAGCATGTCACCCCTGAGGAACGGGTGCCCCGCTTAACCGCCTGGTTTGCCTCGCAGCAAGCGAGCCTGCCCGAGATGAGTTGGTATGAGTTCTCTGCCTGTGCTGGCTCCACGTTAGGCATCTTTTGTTTGGTTGCCTATGCCTGTGAAGAAACCTGTTCAGCGGACCTAGCTGAGCGTGTGAAAGCCAGTTATTTCCCCTGGGTTCAGGGACTACACATTCTGCTAGATTACTTTATCGACCAGGAAGAAGACCGCAGCAAGGGTGATCTGAATTTCTGTGCTTACTACCGCAACGATCAGGAAATGATCCAGCGGTTTGCTCACTTTATTCAGCAAGCTAATCGCGCTGTACTTTGGCTGCCTCACCTGAAGTTTCATCGCATGATTAATCATGGCTTAGTCGGGATTTATCTAGCGGATGAAAAAGTGAGCCAACAAAAGGAATTGCACAGGCTAGCTAGACGCCTAATGCAGGCGAGTGGCCTTTCCTCAGTCTTCTTTCTGGTTAACGGCTGGATCATGGCACGCTTACGTTCGCGCTCTAGCTCAGCACCTTCTGGCAGACAAACCTCTAGGGAACCCATCTTGTCAACCTAA